The following is a genomic window from Candidatus Alcyoniella australis.
CGGAGATCAGCTCGTAGAACTCTTCCCAGGATTGCTCGAACGCGGGCTGAGGTGTTTGGTCCGGATTGTTCATGATGGTTCTACTGGAGCGCACACGGTGTCAACTCTCGCGTTATTGCGAGGACACTCTACCCTGTATTGTGGGCGATTTCATATGCCGCGGGCAGCGCGGCCGGCACAGAGGCGGGAAATAGAACAAGGCGGCGCCCGCAGTCGCGGACGCCGCCCGATCGATCGTAGGTTTCAGCCTCGTTTACAGTTTGCCGACGAGGATGAAGCTGATGATCAGCGAATAGATGACCAGGGACTCGATCAGTGCCAGGCCGAGGATCATCGGCGTGAAGATCTTGCCGCTGGCGCCCGGGTTGCGGGCGATGCCCTCAATGGCCGAGGCCATTGTGCGGCCCTGTCCCATGGTTCCGCCCAGGACGGCGATGGCGATACCCAGTCCGGCGGCCAATGCGGCCATGCTCAACACCATCGGGTCGAGCTTCTCAGCGCCCTCTTCCTGGGCCATCGCGACCGTGGAAAACATCAGTACGCCGATCATCGCAGCCAGCATGATCGTCGCAAATCGCTTATTCATTACCGTTCCTCCTTTAATACGCCAGATACCATTATTAACTGTCTTTTTTATTCTTCATGAGCCGTGGCCAGGCTGATGTAGACGCATGCCAGCAGGCAGAACACGAGGGTCTGCACTACCGCCACCACCAACCCCAGCGCGAAAAACGGAACCGGCAGTGGATTGGGAATGGCGATCAACCCGACGAACATCGCCATTACCTTGTGATCACCGAACATATTGCCGAACAAACGCAGTGTCAGGCTCAGCGGACGGGCCAGATGGCTGATGATCTCGATCGGGAAAAGCAGCGGCATCAGCACCCAGCCGATGACGCCTTCCACGCCGCCGGTCGCCATGTGCTTCATGTATTTGGCGAATCCCTGGGCGCGGATTCCCCAGTAGTGGTAGGAGAAGAACACCGTCAGGGCCATGGCCGCGTTGGTGTTGATGTTGTCGGTTGAGGTGTACAGCCCGGGGACCAGCCCCATCACGTTACTGAACAGGATGAAGAATGCCAGCGTCCCGATCAGCGGGAAGTAGCGTTTGTAGTCGGGGCCGATTATGTCGCGCATCAGGCCCAGCACGGCCTCGATCAGCATTTCGACGAACGAGCGCAGGCCGAAGTGGCGCGAAGGAACCAGCTGGTCGCCGCTGCGGCGGATGTCGCGGCCTACGAACACCGAGATCAGCAGCAGGATCGTGAACATGATCGATGCGGCCACCACATGCTTGACGATCTGGTTGACGCCCGGAATGAAGTTGAGCAGCATCAGGCCGTGGGTGTCGTTGGGCGAGGAGCGGAAGTCCTGCAGCGCGTTGCTCACGCCCTGGGAAGCCAGGGCCATCGGCGCGGCGAGCAGGAACAACAGCAGAGCCGTAGTTACTATCGCGATTGTTTTGTGCGTTCTCATCGCTGCCTTTTATCCATTAATGGGGTGCGCTTTATGCGTGCCCCGCATCCTCCCGTTCGGATCATTCCTTGTAGTCGGCAAAGTGGTCCGGGCTTACCGGGCCCTCGTCTAGCTCATCGTCCTCCTCGGACTGCTCTTGCCTGATCAGTTGGATCTGGTAATACAGCGCGTAGATCGTGATCGCGACCAGCAACGAAGAAAAGCCGATTACCATCGGAACCGGGCTGACCATACCGTTGATGATCACGAAGAAGATCACCGCGCATAACGCGGCGAACTTCACCCAGTAGAACGCGCCGAAAATTCCGCTGGCCTGAACCGGGCCGGACAGAATCACCAGGATAATCCGTTTTAAAAGATCAAGATTGATTACCGCCAGAGTGCCGCCGACCAGCACGCTTGTTGCGGCCCGTAGGTTCCACAACCAGAGCGTGATCAAAGCCGTGACAATATAGAGGAACAGCATGATAAATTCAATAGTAGTTACGCGACGTATTTCTTGCTTTGAAATCAATCGCTTAGGTCCTTATCCGAATTGTCGTCCGCAGGCGATTCCATGACTTTGCGCGCCTTACGCGTCGCCATCAGCAGCGCTTTGAACCCCGCTCCCACGCCGGCGATCACCCAAAAGATTGTCAGCCACGGCGAGGTGCCCAGCCAGTCGTCCAGCGCGTTGCCGATGAAGTAGCCGAAAGCCACGGCAATGCCCATTTCCAGGCCGACAGCGCCCAGCGAGCCGGCCTTGCGCCACATGTCTCGGCTTTCATTTTCCACCTGTTCGACAGCTCCTGTGCCCAACCTTCATCGCCGACGGTCTGTGATCTTCTACGCTATTGTGGACCAAAGGTCCAGCATCAACGCCGGCACGCCGGCGGCGGCTATTTATAATCTCGATTGACGAATAATAAATCATCAATGACAATGGGACTCATCCTTTACACGATGCGGGGCATGTCGATGGACATTAGACAGTTGCAGGTTTTCTGCAGCATCGTCGATAAAAAAAGTTTCTCGCGCGCCGCTCGCTCGGTTGGTCTGAGCCAACCCACGGTCAGCGCGCACATCAAGTCGCTCGAGACCGAGCTGGGAACCAAGCTGCTGGACAGGCTGGGCAAGGAGGTTCTGCCGACCAAGACCGGCCAGGTGCTCTACCGCTACGCGCGCCGCGTGCTCAAGTGCCTGACCGATGCCAAGGGCGAAATCGCCCTGCTCGACGGTGCGAGCCACGGCGAGCTGAGCCTGGGCTCTTGCCATCTGCCCGGCACCTACCTGCTGCCCGACGCGATCTCAGACTATAAAAAATTACATCCCCAGCCGTTGATCCGGCTTAACGTGGGCTATTCCGAATCGATCGGCCATGCGGTGCTGCGCGGCAAACTCGAGGCCGGGGTGATCGGCTTTGAGCTGGCCGAGCCCGGATTGCAGTTCGTGCCGCTGGTCGAGGACGAGCTGGTGATGGCCTTGCCGCCGGACCACCCGTGGTGCAATCGCTCGGTGGTCTCGGTGGACGATATTAAAAAGCAGCCGTACATCATGCGCGAACGCGGCTCGGGCACGCGGCGGCTGGTCGACCAGGCGTTGGTCGAGGGCGGCTACAACCCCCGGGAGTTCCGCGTCACCGCGATGTTCAGCGACACCGAGGCGGTCAAGCGCGGGATCAAGGCCGGCCTGGGGATCTCGATCGTCTCGCTTTGGGCGATCGACGACGACGTTGTTCAGGGCACGCTGGGCATGGTCCGCATCGAGGGCATCCACCTGCGCCGCTCCTTCTACCTGGTGACGCACAAGGGACGTAGCGCCAGCAGCCTGCTGGACTCGTTCATCGATTTCCTCACCCAGCGGCTAAACCCGCCCAAGGTGGCGTCCGAACAGCAGGACGCAGCGCATTGAGCCCGATCCCCAAGGGCAATACCGCGCTGATCGAGCAATATCGCAGACAACTGGAATACTCGCGCGGCGGCAGGCTGCACGTCTATCGCATGGTCGGCATCGGCAACCTCGAGCGCGTGCTCGACGTGGGCTGCGGCGGCGGCGCGGTGACCGCGGAGCTCAACCGCTCGTGTCGCGGCAGCGCCGTGGGCTGCGACGTCGATCCGCAGGTGCTCCAGATCGCAGTGCAGGAATACCCCGCTCTGCGCTTCGAACAATGCGCGCCGGACGCGCTGCCGTTTGACGACAGCGAGTTCGACCTGGTTTGCGCCCACCTGACGCTGATGTGGGCCGATGATCCCGCGCAACTGATCGCCCAGATGCGGCGCGTGACGCGTAGCGGCGGCTGGGTCGCGGCCCTGGCCGAGCCGGATTACGGCGCCGGGCTGTACAACCCCGGCGATTGGTTGATCGGCGAGGCCGAGCGCGAGCTGGTGCGCCAGGGGGCCGACCCGCGCATCGGTCGCAAGCTGCCCGAGCTGTTTAAGGACGCGGGATTCGAACGCGTGATCCGCGGCGTGGTTCAATCGGCCTGGGACGAGCAGCGCACGCGCGAGCACGCCGCAGCCGAAATCGAGTCGGTGCGCACGCTGCTCGGCGGCAAGGGCCCGGAGCGCGAGCAGCTTCTCGACCAGTGGGCCGGGCAGTTCGCACAGGCCGCCCAAGAGGGCCGGGCCACAGTCTTCATGCCGTTGTTCTTCGCGGCCGGACGCAAATGATCAGACCTCGGCCCACGGCCCGCGCCGCGTTGATCGCCGCGGTGCTGGTCCTGGCCCTGACACTGTGCGCCTGCCCACCCAAACCGCAGCCCACTGCGGCTCGCAGTGTACTGTTGCTGCCGTTCGTCAACGCGGCCGACCCGGCGCATCCCGGCCCCGAGCGAATGCTGTTGTACGACGCGCTGCAACTACTGCTGCCACAGGTGGACGGCGTATTGCCGCTGGATCTCCAGCGCACGATCGCGGCCCGCAACCGCGCACCCCAAACTCAAACGGTCCCCGCGGACCCGGCGCGGCTGGCGGCCCTGGGACGCGAGTCCGACGCCGACTACCTAATCGTCGGCAGCTATCGCAGCGACCTGAATCATACCGAGCTGGGATTCCTGTTCGTGGATTGCCGCGACGGCCGGCAGCAGCGCTGGTCCGGTGCGGGCTTTCTGGAAAACGTGCACTTGATCGGCGCCGCGGCGATCGTGGAGTTCGCGCGCTTCATCGGCCGCGACCCAAGCCGCGCGCTGTGGGAGCTGGCCAACGCTCCGGACCCACTGACCCTCGCGGAGCACCGGCTGCCCCAGCAATGCCGCAAACTGTTCGTCGAGGGGCGCGACTCGGACGTGGTAAACCTCTGCGACTCGATGCTTACGCGCGATCCGCGCAACCTGTTCGCGCTGACCATGGTCGCGCGGGTCTCGTTGCGCAACGGCGATCTGCAGCTCGCCGGCGAGCTGGTACAAATGGCGATGGGCGTGGCCGAGGAGATTGGCGACGACGCGGCGCGCGCCGAGCTGCTGGACATCGGCGGCCAAATCATGAGCCTCTCGGCCGACCGCGAGGCCGCGGAAATGATGCTGTTCAACAGCCTGGAACTGGCCACCGCGCTGGACGATCGCGAATTGCAGGGCCGGGTAATCTGCGACATGGCCGACCTCTACGCACGCGACGGACGGCTGGACAGGGCCCAGGAGCTGTCCCAGCGCGCGGTGAAACTGCTTGAGGCAACCCCGTTTCACACGCAGCGCGGCGACGCCGAACTCAACCTCGCCGCCGTGGAGATCGAGCTGGGCCGGCCCCGGCGAGCCCTGGCCAGGTTGCGGCTGGCCGACGAAGACTACGTGCAGGCGGACAACAACCGCAGCCGGGCCCTGGTGGCCAAGATCCGCGGCGACCTGCGGCGCGAGGAGGGGGACCTGAACCGGGCGCTGGACGATTACACGCGGGCCCGCGACCTGGCGCTGATCAGCCCCAACCTGCTGCTATTGGCACATGTATACAACGACATGGCCGCGATCGAGCTGCGCCTCGAGCGGCCGGCCGTTGCGGCTTGGCACTTTTCCGCGGCCGAGGGGCTGGCAGCGGCCCTGGGTATGTCCGAGTTGGAGCGCATCGCCCGCCAGGGACGTGAAACCGCCCAATCGCGCCTGGGCCCGGATTATTGATATCGTCCGGACCGGGACACAACCACCGACGTCCTGCCGAACTGGGCGTTCAAATGCCCGGATTTTAGTCGATTAACGTACTTTTCTTCTTCTTGACAAGGCAGGGACGCCATGACAAGGTTATTGTCATTCAACCGTCGACCTGTATAACTGCTCGTGCTGCGTGGGCAGGACGCGCAAGATGCTGTAAGGACGGGGAAGATGGAGTGAAGCAGTATATGCTTGCCCCGGAGGTGCGTGCTGTAAGAATTGAGCGATCAGGAGGATGATAGCCGGTGTTCCACGCATCGCTGACGCGACGCGTTAGGTAGCGCGGACCGGTTGTGTAATTTTTTTCTCTTACGTCTACCCTCATTGCGGATGAGGAGTAGGAGGATTGCGGATGCCGGAGAATAAGACAGGTTCCAAGGAAAAGCACAAGGAAAAATTGGGCGAACTTCTTGTACAGGAAGACTTGATCAGCCCAGAGCAACTCGAGACCGCCCTGGCTGAGCAGAAGGTCTCCGGCGGACGTCTGAGCTACCACCTGAGCAAGCTGGGCTACCTCGAGGAGAGCGAGCTGGCGGACATCCTGTCCAAACAGTACGGCGTGCCGAGCATCAACCTCAGCGAATTCGAGATCGACCCCGAGGTGATCAAACTGATCCCGCGCGAGGTCGTTGAGAAATACAAAGTAATCCCGATATCGCGAGCCGACAGCTCCTTGATCGTGGCGATGGTCGACCCGAGCAACATCCTGGCCATCGACGACATCAAGTTCCTCACCGGCTACAACATCGAGGCGGTGGTCGCCACCGAGGATTCGATCGTCTCGGCCATCGACCGCTACTACGAGACCGACCACGGCACCGACCTCGAGGACGTGTTGCAGGACTTCGAGGACGAGGACCTGGAACTGATCCAGGACGAAGAAGAGTTCAACATCAAGGAATTGGAAAAGGCCAGCGAGGACGCTCCGGTGGTCAAGCTGGTCAATCTGATCCTCTCCGACGCAATTAAAAAAGGCGCCTCGGACATCCACGTCGAACCCTACGAGAAGAACTTCCGCGTGCGCTACCGCATTGACGGCGTGCTGCACAAGGTGATGGACCCGCCGCGCAAGCTGCAAAACGCCATCACCTCGCGCCTGAAGATCATGTCGGCCCTGGACATCGCCGAACGCCGGCTGCCCCAGGACGGCCGCATCAAGCTCAAAACCGCCAAGGGCAAAGAGATGGACTTCCGCGTCAGCTCGCTGCCCACGATCTACGGCGAAAAGATCGTTCTGCGACTGCTGGACAAGGAAAACCTGCAGCTGGACATGACCAAGCTCGGGTTCGAGGAGGAGCCGCTACAGCATTTCAAGGAGGCGATCCACAAGCCGTACGGCATGGTGCTGGTCACCGGCCCCACCGGCTCGGGCAAGACCACCACGCTCTACTCGGCGCTGACCGAGCTCAACACGATCGCCGACAACATCTCCACGGCCGAGGATCCGGTCGAGTACACGCTCAAGGGCGTCAACCAGGTGCAGATGCACGACGCGATCGGACTGAACTTCTCCTCGGCCCTGCGCTGCTTCCTGCGCCAGGATCCGGACATCATAATGGTCGGCGAGATCCGCGACTTCGAGACCGCGGAGATCGCGGTCAAGGCCGCGCTCACCGGCCACATGGTGCTCTCGACCCTGCACACCAACGACGCGCCGGGTTCGGTCACCCGTCTGTTGAACATGGGCGTCGAACCGTTCCTGGTAACCGCCTCGGTGGTGCTGATCGCGGCCCAGCGCCTGGTGCGCAAGATCTGTGAGGCCTGCAAAGAGCCGGTGGACGTCAGTCCGCAGGTGCTCAAAGACATCCAGATGCCCGAGGAAAATATCGAAAAGGCCCAGTGCTACCACGGCGCCGGCTGCATGAAGTGCTCGAAGACCGGCTATAAGGGGCGCATCGCGTTGTACGAGGTGATGCCGCTGCAAGAGGAGCTACGCGAGTTCGTGCTCAACGGCGCGAGCACAACCGAGATCAAGCGCGAGTCGATCCGCCTGGGCATGAAGACAATGCGCCAATCCGGAATCACCAAGCTCCAGGAGGGAGTCACCACCATCGAGGAGCTGGTCCGCGTGACCGCCACCGATTGATGGATCGCTCGACTCGCGCAGCATCCACAGCCTGGGCAATTTTTTGAGGGAGCGTAAATGGCTGACCTACATCAATTATTGAAAATCATGATCGAGCGCGGAGCCTCGGACCTGCACATCACCACCGGCAGCCCGCCGCAGTACCGTATCGACGGCAAACTCACACCGTTGAACATGCCGCAGCTCACGGCCGCAGAGACCAAGCGACTGTGCTACAGCGTGCTGACCGACATACAGCGACAGCATTTCGAAGAGAGCAACGAGCTCGACTTGAGCTTCGGCGTCAAGGGGCTGGCGCGTTTCCGGGCCAATGTCTACCGACAACGCGGCGCGGTGGCCGGCGCCTTCCGCACGATCCCGTTCAAGAGCTTCAGCTTATCCGAGCTGGGCCTGCCCAACGTGGTCAACGAGATTGTCAAGCGCCCCTCGGGCCTGATTCTGGTCACCGGCCCCACCGGCTGCGGCAAGAGCACCACGCTGACCTCGATCATCGACAAGATCAATATGTCGCGCAACCAGCACATCATCACCGTCGAGGATCCGATCGAGTACCTCCACGGACACAAGGGCTGCATCGTCAACCAGCGCGAGGTCGGAGCCGACACCCACAGCTTCGGCGCCGCGCTGAAGTACGTGCTGCGCCAGGACCCGGACATCGTGATGATCGGCGAGATGCGCGACCTGGAGACCATCGACGCGGCGCTGACCATCTCCGAGACCGGCCATCTGACCTTCGCCACGCTGCACACCTCCTCGGCCGTATCCTCGATCAACCGCATCATCGACGTCTTCCCGCCGCACCAGCAGCCGCAAGTGCGCGCCCAGCTCAGCTTCGTGCTCGAGGGCGTGATCACCCAGCAGTTGATCCCCAAGGCCAACGGGGTCGGCCGCGTACTGGCCTGCGAGGTGATGGTGCCCAACGCAGCGATCCGCAACCTGATCCGCGAGGACAAGGTCCATCAGATTTACAGTCAGATGCAGGTCGGCCAGTCCAAATTCGGCATGCTGACGTTGAACCAAAGCCTGCTCAGCCTCTACGAGAAGGGGCTGATCTCGCTTAAGGAGGGCCAGGGCCGCTCGAACGAGCCCGACGAATTTCAGCAGATGCTCGAGGGACGCATCCCGACCACCTCATCGCCGCAAACCAAGAAACAGCAGCGTAGCAACAGTTCCTGATGCAATGATATACTGTGATGCGTTCGAACAGCGCCAGCTAGACAGGGGAACCGAACATGCCGGTCTTTAAATGGGAAGGTAAGAGCCGCACGGGAGCGATCGTCAAGGGCGAGATGGACGCCCCCAACGACGAGGCCGTGATTGCCAAACTGCGCAGCCAGCAGATCATGGCTACCAAGGTCAAGGCCAAGCCCAAGGACATCCAGCTGTTCAGCTTCGGCCAGAAGGTCAAGGAACAGGAGGTCGTGGTCTTCACGCGCCAGTTCGCCACGATGATCGACGCCGGACTGCCGCTGGTGCAATGCCTCGAGATCCTGGTCAGCCAGCAGGAGAACAAGACCTTCGCCCAGGTCTTGGCCGAGATCAAGGCCGACGTCGAGGCCGGTTCGACCTTCGCCCGCGCCCTGGGCAAGCACCCCAAGGTGTTCGACGATCTGTTCGTCGCCCTGGTCGCGGCCGGCGAGGTCGGCGGTATCCTGGACACGATCATGAACCGCCTGGGCGCCTACATCGAAAAATCGATGAAGCTTAAAAAGCGCGTCAAGGGCGCGCTGGCCTATCCGGCGGCGGTCACGGGCGTGGCGGTGCTGGTCGTGGTGATCATGCTGGTCTGGGTTATCCCGGTGTTCGAAAACATGTTCAAGGACTTCGGCCACGCCCTTCCCGGACTGACGCAGTTCTTCGTCGACTTCTCCCACGGCATCCGCGATTATTGGTTCATCCTCATCCCGCTGATTATCGGCATCGTGGTGGCCATCCGCTACGCCCTGCAGACCGAGAAGGGCCGGGAGACCTGGGACAAGATCTCGTTGCGGCTGCCGGTCTTTGGCCCGCTGTTGCAGAAACAGGCGGTCGCCAAGTTCACCCGCACCCTGGGCACGATGATTACCTCCGGCGTGCCGATCCTCGACGGCCTGGATATCGTGGCCAAGACCTCGGGCAATAAAGTTATCGAGAAGGCGGTGCTCACGACCAAAGACCGCATCGCCGAAGGCAAGACGATCGCCGAACCGCTGGCCGAAAGCGGCGTGTTCCCCGGCATGGTGGTCCAAATGATCACCGTCGGCGAGAGCACCGGCGCCCTGGACGTGATGTTGGCCAAGATCGCCGACTTCTACGAGGACGAGGTCGACATGGCGGTCGAGACGCTGATGAGCCTGATCGAGCCGATCATGATGGTCGTCCTGGGCGGCACCGTCGGCACGCTGATGATCGCTATGTATCTGCCGATCTTCAAGCTGGTCTCGGTAATGGATTAAACCATGCCCGCCACGCGGGCGAACATGACCCAAAGCAGCGCGACCGCCGAGCGGGAGATCACCCAGCTGTTATGGTGGTTGGTCTTCCTGCGGGTAATTGTTTCCGTCTTCATCCTCGGCGCGACGTTCCTGCTCGACGAGCCGTTCCACGTCCCGGTGTTCACTGTAGTCGTAGTCAACGTGCTGGCGACCCTGACGCTGGCTCTGCTGATTCCAACCTACGGACGGCGGCGGCTGTTCATCGCGCTGCTGGTCTACTGGGACTTCCTGTTCGTCGCGCTGCTGATCGGCCTGACCGGAATCTCGCGCTCGATTTTCAGCTTCCTGTTCCTGCTGGCGGTGATCAACGCCGGCATCCTGCTCAGCCGTCGTGAGGCGTTCCTCGCCGCGGCCCTGGCCCTGCTGACCTACACCGGCGTGCTGTCGATCGAGGTGCTGGGCCTGACGCCGTTCCCGCTGTGGAACCTGGTCCACTCCTCCGGCGATCCGATCTTGCCCGGCGAGATGATCTACAAGGTGCTGCTGCACGGCATGGCGTTCTTCGTCGCCGCGTTCCTCTCATCGTACGTCTCCGAACAGTCGCGCAAACGGCAGGACGAGCTGATCAAGGCCCAGGTCGAGATCGAGGCGTTGCGCGCGCTGTACGAGAATATCGTCGCCTCGGTGCAGATCGGCATCATCGCCCTGGACCGACAGGGTCTGGCATCGTTCGCCAACTCCAGCGCCGAAGTGCTGCTCGGACTGCGGCCCGGCGGTGTAAAGGGCCGCACGCTGCAGCAGCTGCTGCCCGAGATCGCCGAGCAACAGCCCGAGCGGATCCAGCACGGCGACCAGCACCACCGGCGCCGACTCGTGCTGCAGCGCCTCGATGAAGAGCCGCGCCATCTGCAGCTGTTCCGTTCGGACCTGCGCAACGTCGAGGGTCTGCGCATCGGCCAGATCGTGCTGCTCGAGGATCAGTCGGCCCTGCGCAAGATGGAGCAGGAGGTCAAACGCTCGGACAAGCTC
Proteins encoded in this region:
- a CDS encoding selenium metabolism-associated LysR family transcriptional regulator — protein: MDIRQLQVFCSIVDKKSFSRAARSVGLSQPTVSAHIKSLETELGTKLLDRLGKEVLPTKTGQVLYRYARRVLKCLTDAKGEIALLDGASHGELSLGSCHLPGTYLLPDAISDYKKLHPQPLIRLNVGYSESIGHAVLRGKLEAGVIGFELAEPGLQFVPLVEDELVMALPPDHPWCNRSVVSVDDIKKQPYIMRERGSGTRRLVDQALVEGGYNPREFRVTAMFSDTEAVKRGIKAGLGISIVSLWAIDDDVVQGTLGMVRIEGIHLRRSFYLVTHKGRSASSLLDSFIDFLTQRLNPPKVASEQQDAAH
- a CDS encoding ATP-binding protein, which encodes MPATRANMTQSSATAEREITQLLWWLVFLRVIVSVFILGATFLLDEPFHVPVFTVVVVNVLATLTLALLIPTYGRRRLFIALLVYWDFLFVALLIGLTGISRSIFSFLFLLAVINAGILLSRREAFLAAALALLTYTGVLSIEVLGLTPFPLWNLVHSSGDPILPGEMIYKVLLHGMAFFVAAFLSSYVSEQSRKRQDELIKAQVEIEALRALYENIVASVQIGIIALDRQGLASFANSSAEVLLGLRPGGVKGRTLQQLLPEIAEQQPERIQHGDQHHRRRLVLQRLDEEPRHLQLFRSDLRNVEGLRIGQIVLLEDQSALRKMEQEVKRSDKLAAVGKMAAGIAHEIRNPLASISGSVQLLKGELELDDLNSNLMQIVVREVDRLNKLISEFLAFAKPAKIDEEIVDLNRLIDETIDLCRNDPLYNDSFQFRKRLSKGAYLRADADQLRQLLWNLFINSMQATPHGGEVVVITTLEGRASDADPLPKEVLITCSDNGVGIPENVLPQIFDPFFTTKESGTGLGLTTAYRIIENHNGTISVDSKPGLGTTFNITLPLG
- a CDS encoding type IV pilus twitching motility protein PilT, which encodes MADLHQLLKIMIERGASDLHITTGSPPQYRIDGKLTPLNMPQLTAAETKRLCYSVLTDIQRQHFEESNELDLSFGVKGLARFRANVYRQRGAVAGAFRTIPFKSFSLSELGLPNVVNEIVKRPSGLILVTGPTGCGKSTTLTSIIDKINMSRNQHIITVEDPIEYLHGHKGCIVNQREVGADTHSFGAALKYVLRQDPDIVMIGEMRDLETIDAALTISETGHLTFATLHTSSAVSSINRIIDVFPPHQQPQVRAQLSFVLEGVITQQLIPKANGVGRVLACEVMVPNAAIRNLIREDKVHQIYSQMQVGQSKFGMLTLNQSLLSLYEKGLISLKEGQGRSNEPDEFQQMLEGRIPTTSSPQTKKQQRSNSS
- the pilB gene encoding type IV-A pilus assembly ATPase PilB, whose translation is MPENKTGSKEKHKEKLGELLVQEDLISPEQLETALAEQKVSGGRLSYHLSKLGYLEESELADILSKQYGVPSINLSEFEIDPEVIKLIPREVVEKYKVIPISRADSSLIVAMVDPSNILAIDDIKFLTGYNIEAVVATEDSIVSAIDRYYETDHGTDLEDVLQDFEDEDLELIQDEEEFNIKELEKASEDAPVVKLVNLILSDAIKKGASDIHVEPYEKNFRVRYRIDGVLHKVMDPPRKLQNAITSRLKIMSALDIAERRLPQDGRIKLKTAKGKEMDFRVSSLPTIYGEKIVLRLLDKENLQLDMTKLGFEEEPLQHFKEAIHKPYGMVLVTGPTGSGKTTTLYSALTELNTIADNISTAEDPVEYTLKGVNQVQMHDAIGLNFSSALRCFLRQDPDIIMVGEIRDFETAEIAVKAALTGHMVLSTLHTNDAPGSVTRLLNMGVEPFLVTASVVLIAAQRLVRKICEACKEPVDVSPQVLKDIQMPEENIEKAQCYHGAGCMKCSKTGYKGRIALYEVMPLQEELREFVLNGASTTEIKRESIRLGMKTMRQSGITKLQEGVTTIEELVRVTATD
- a CDS encoding ATP synthase F0 subunit C encodes the protein MNKRFATIMLAAMIGVLMFSTVAMAQEEGAEKLDPMVLSMAALAAGLGIAIAVLGGTMGQGRTMASAIEGIARNPGASGKIFTPMILGLALIESLVIYSLIISFILVGKL
- a CDS encoding type II secretion system F family protein, with the protein product MPVFKWEGKSRTGAIVKGEMDAPNDEAVIAKLRSQQIMATKVKAKPKDIQLFSFGQKVKEQEVVVFTRQFATMIDAGLPLVQCLEILVSQQENKTFAQVLAEIKADVEAGSTFARALGKHPKVFDDLFVALVAAGEVGGILDTIMNRLGAYIEKSMKLKKRVKGALAYPAAVTGVAVLVVVIMLVWVIPVFENMFKDFGHALPGLTQFFVDFSHGIRDYWFILIPLIIGIVVAIRYALQTEKGRETWDKISLRLPVFGPLLQKQAVAKFTRTLGTMITSGVPILDGLDIVAKTSGNKVIEKAVLTTKDRIAEGKTIAEPLAESGVFPGMVVQMITVGESTGALDVMLAKIADFYEDEVDMAVETLMSLIEPIMMVVLGGTVGTLMIAMYLPIFKLVSVMD
- the atpB gene encoding F0F1 ATP synthase subunit A, with the protein product MRTHKTIAIVTTALLLFLLAAPMALASQGVSNALQDFRSSPNDTHGLMLLNFIPGVNQIVKHVVAASIMFTILLLISVFVGRDIRRSGDQLVPSRHFGLRSFVEMLIEAVLGLMRDIIGPDYKRYFPLIGTLAFFILFSNVMGLVPGLYTSTDNINTNAAMALTVFFSYHYWGIRAQGFAKYMKHMATGGVEGVIGWVLMPLLFPIEIISHLARPLSLTLRLFGNMFGDHKVMAMFVGLIAIPNPLPVPFFALGLVVAVVQTLVFCLLACVYISLATAHEE
- a CDS encoding AtpZ/AtpI family protein, with protein sequence MENESRDMWRKAGSLGAVGLEMGIAVAFGYFIGNALDDWLGTSPWLTIFWVIAGVGAGFKALLMATRKARKVMESPADDNSDKDLSD
- a CDS encoding ATP synthase subunit I produces the protein MLFLYIVTALITLWLWNLRAATSVLVGGTLAVINLDLLKRIILVILSGPVQASGIFGAFYWVKFAALCAVIFFVIINGMVSPVPMVIGFSSLLVAITIYALYYQIQLIRQEQSEEDDELDEGPVSPDHFADYKE
- a CDS encoding methyltransferase domain-containing protein: MSPIPKGNTALIEQYRRQLEYSRGGRLHVYRMVGIGNLERVLDVGCGGGAVTAELNRSCRGSAVGCDVDPQVLQIAVQEYPALRFEQCAPDALPFDDSEFDLVCAHLTLMWADDPAQLIAQMRRVTRSGGWVAALAEPDYGAGLYNPGDWLIGEAERELVRQGADPRIGRKLPELFKDAGFERVIRGVVQSAWDEQRTREHAAAEIESVRTLLGGKGPEREQLLDQWAGQFAQAAQEGRATVFMPLFFAAGRK